From a single Miscanthus floridulus cultivar M001 chromosome 8, ASM1932011v1, whole genome shotgun sequence genomic region:
- the LOC136478262 gene encoding uncharacterized protein — translation MAADPSRRWPQHHPAVHDVLSTLTDASGTLADVQRRLDLEFRAAYPDHANPAKLVARVKRVVEEAAALKEMSRDLLTQKQELIDQIRVSLMAQRRMTQRLLAASGLPPMSDEDETVHNSLNEVIQDWTAQVSPITREIEDQDKKKDANQIFFSTIM, via the exons ATGGCGGCGGATCCGAGCAGGCGGTGGCCGCAGCACCATCCGGCGGTGCACGACGTCCTGTCGACGCTCACCGACGCCAGCGGCACCCTCGCCGACGTGCAGCGCCGCCTCGACCTTGAGTTCCGCGCCGCCTACCCTGACCAT GCGAATCCGGCGAAGCTGGTGGCGCGGGTGAAGCGGGTGGTGGAAGAGGCGGCCGCGCTCAAGGAGATGAGCCGCGACCTCCTCACACAGAAGCAG GAGCTGATCGACCAGATCCGCGTGAGCTTGATGGCGCAGCGCCGCATGACGCAGCGGCTGCTCGCCGCGTCCGGGCTGCCTCCCATGTCCGATGAAGACGAGACCGTCCACAACAGCCTCAACGAGGTGATCCAAGACTGGACTGCTCAAGTCAGTCCCATCACAA GGGAGATCGAGGACCAggacaagaagaaagatgccaaccAGATCTTCTTCTCAACGATCATGTAG